One genomic region from Pararge aegeria chromosome 14, ilParAegt1.1, whole genome shotgun sequence encodes:
- the LOC120629573 gene encoding probable isoaspartyl peptidase/L-asparaginase GA20639 isoform X1 gives MHSITLWTSLLFLINGYFAMEPIILIHGGAGDIPQNRVKGKLDGVKVAVIAGHKILAQGGSALDAVEAAVLSMEDDENFNAGYGSVLNLRGEVAMEASIMRGEDLNAGAVTLVKDFPHPISIAYKVLTDSPHSFIGGEGAKLFALDKGFTTVPPESLISENAKNALEEFLQHGELGRTEIGMKNEGGVGTVGAVAIDKYGHIAVATSTGGMSGKAVGRIGDTPLIGSGTYADDNIGGVSTTGHGESILKYCLAHSIIKLMENGTDANTATKEAVTGMTNRLKNTAGAITLSKNGDVGIYFSSKRMSWAYIKSNKIFYGIEHNQILEDEYRPS, from the exons ATGCATTCGATTACATTATGGACTTCACTGTTGTTTCTGATTAA cgGGTACTTTGCAATGGAGCCAATAATATTAATCCATGGTGGCGCTGGAGATATTCCTCAAAACCGTGTAAAAGGTAAACTAGATGGAGTTAAAGTTGCAGTGATTGCCGGTCATAAAATATTAGCACAAGGTGGAAGTGCGTTGGATGCAGTTGAAGCAGCCGTTTTATCTATGGAAGATGATGAAAACTTCAACGCTG GTTATGGATCGGTTTTAAATTTACGTGGTGAAGTGGCCATGGAAGCAAGCATAATGCGCGGAGAAGATCTCAACGCGGGGGCAGTAACGCTGGTTAAAGACTTTCCTCATCCTATAAGCATCGCATATAAGGTTCTTACTGACTCTCCACATTCATTTATAGGCGGAGAAGGTGCAAAATTATTCGCATTAGACAAG GGTTTCACAACTGTTCCTCCGGAGAGCTTAATTTCTGAGAATGCAAAAAATGCTCTTGAAGAATTTTTACAACATGGCGAATTAGGCAGAACTGAGATTGGTATGAAGAATGAG GGTGGTGTAGGAACTGTGGGTGCTGTGGCGATAGATAAATATGGGCACATTGCTGTTGCCACAAGCACAGGAGGTATGAGTGGCAAAGCTGTGGGGCGTATTGGCGATACGCCATTAATTGGTAGTGGAACTTATGCAGATGATAACATAGGTGGAGTTTCTACTACAG GACATGGCGAGTCTATTCTCAAATATTGCTTGGCTCATAGCATTATTAAACTAATGGAAAATGGTACGGATGCCAACACTGCAACTAAAGAAGCAGTtactg GAATGACCAATCGCCTGAAAAACACCGCAGGCGCCATTACATTATCCAAAAATGGTGACGTTGGCATTTATTTCAGCTCAAAGAGAATGTCCTGggcttatattaaatcaaacaaaatattCTATGGAATAGAACATAACCAAATTCTGGAAGATGAATATCGTCCATCATAA
- the LOC120629573 gene encoding probable isoaspartyl peptidase/L-asparaginase GA20639 isoform X2, giving the protein MEPIILIHGGAGDIPQNRVKGKLDGVKVAVIAGHKILAQGGSALDAVEAAVLSMEDDENFNAGYGSVLNLRGEVAMEASIMRGEDLNAGAVTLVKDFPHPISIAYKVLTDSPHSFIGGEGAKLFALDKGFTTVPPESLISENAKNALEEFLQHGELGRTEIGMKNEGGVGTVGAVAIDKYGHIAVATSTGGMSGKAVGRIGDTPLIGSGTYADDNIGGVSTTGHGESILKYCLAHSIIKLMENGTDANTATKEAVTGMTNRLKNTAGAITLSKNGDVGIYFSSKRMSWAYIKSNKIFYGIEHNQILEDEYRPS; this is encoded by the exons ATGGAGCCAATAATATTAATCCATGGTGGCGCTGGAGATATTCCTCAAAACCGTGTAAAAGGTAAACTAGATGGAGTTAAAGTTGCAGTGATTGCCGGTCATAAAATATTAGCACAAGGTGGAAGTGCGTTGGATGCAGTTGAAGCAGCCGTTTTATCTATGGAAGATGATGAAAACTTCAACGCTG GTTATGGATCGGTTTTAAATTTACGTGGTGAAGTGGCCATGGAAGCAAGCATAATGCGCGGAGAAGATCTCAACGCGGGGGCAGTAACGCTGGTTAAAGACTTTCCTCATCCTATAAGCATCGCATATAAGGTTCTTACTGACTCTCCACATTCATTTATAGGCGGAGAAGGTGCAAAATTATTCGCATTAGACAAG GGTTTCACAACTGTTCCTCCGGAGAGCTTAATTTCTGAGAATGCAAAAAATGCTCTTGAAGAATTTTTACAACATGGCGAATTAGGCAGAACTGAGATTGGTATGAAGAATGAG GGTGGTGTAGGAACTGTGGGTGCTGTGGCGATAGATAAATATGGGCACATTGCTGTTGCCACAAGCACAGGAGGTATGAGTGGCAAAGCTGTGGGGCGTATTGGCGATACGCCATTAATTGGTAGTGGAACTTATGCAGATGATAACATAGGTGGAGTTTCTACTACAG GACATGGCGAGTCTATTCTCAAATATTGCTTGGCTCATAGCATTATTAAACTAATGGAAAATGGTACGGATGCCAACACTGCAACTAAAGAAGCAGTtactg GAATGACCAATCGCCTGAAAAACACCGCAGGCGCCATTACATTATCCAAAAATGGTGACGTTGGCATTTATTTCAGCTCAAAGAGAATGTCCTGggcttatattaaatcaaacaaaatattCTATGGAATAGAACATAACCAAATTCTGGAAGATGAATATCGTCCATCATAA